The Diceros bicornis minor isolate mBicDic1 chromosome 28, mDicBic1.mat.cur, whole genome shotgun sequence genomic sequence ACTCtcacttctttcttttaaaactctGGGACACATCAGAACAATAACTTAACAACCATACAATAatgatccattcattcattccagacCTACTACATGCAAGCAGGTATGCTAGGTAAAGGGGAAGCACAAGTGAATATGACAGGGTCCCTGACCCCAAGAAACTGACAGGGACTAATGGTAAAGGACAAACACAGCGAGATCATTATAATAATAGCCAAGAGTCACTGAGTACTTAtcacgtgccaggcactattctaagcacttcacaggtattatctcacttaatcctgacAACTACCAATGATGTTGGATTAACGTGGCCATTTTGCAAAGGatcaaactgaggcacagaaaagataaataacGTAACCAAGCCTGCACAGCTAATGAGGCACAGAGCTGGGAAACAAGCAGGCAGTCAGGTGTGGGATCCTCCCCGTCCCACTACCACAAATGCAAGAGGACAAGAGGGGCAGAGGACATCATGGGGACACAGGAACGGAAAGTAACCTAGTCTGGGGCCTAAAAGGGGCTACTtggggaaggcttcctgaagaAGATGTGAAGCTCACGACTAGGAGTTCatctggaaggaaaggaaaggatatgcTGGGTAGAGAAGACAGTGTCAGCAAAGGCCTGAGTGTGGCATCAGAAAAATGTGCTGAGAATAAACAATGTGGTGTTGGCAGGTCCTTACAGGTTTAGAAAGTACTGCCATATACCTGATTTTATTAACCCTTCAGTACCTTTATTAAACATCCCATGTTTGCTCAACGAATAAGCAACCTTGGGAGGTTGATGCGGCAGGTCTTAAGATCTGGACACAGAAAGAGAAGAACCAAGGctcaagggagaagagagataaATAAGCCTAAAGCAGAAGTCACTGGGACAGGACAAGAACCCAGGTCCACCACATCATACCCCAAACCCCTCCTGCCCCACTGGGGCTCAGAGGAAAGGCCCACCCATCTGTAAAGAGCCCCTGGGTGATGCATCTTGAATACACTCTCCTTGTTCAGTGGGCTGTGTGAGAGGCGACGTCATGTGCTGGGGGCCTGACCTGCACCCACATGACAGAGCCTCCTCTAAAGCATATGGTTAAGAGCATCAGCTGGGAAGGCAGACTACCTCATtctaaatcctggctctgccacttcctaactGTGACTCCATGGCAACCTCTCTGTGTttaagttttctcatctgtaaaatgggatgatgacAGCACCAAGGATAAAATGAATCGATATTTGTAAAGcacatagaacagtgcctgcaacATAAAGTGCTAAACGAACACTTGTTAAATTAAACCAACCCCAGAATTTTCCCCCAGATTACACTCTCAGCTTTCTATCAGGCACCTTGGTGTTTGTTCTTTAAAACAAATGGGTTTTCCAATTGACTAAACTAGACTAGGACAGGCTTGCGAATACACTTCcttgtgtcattaattcacaaaGAACCTTAAAAGTAGTCGCCCAGTTTGGTGATACCATCCACTCTTAGTTACCATAGTCAAATTCAATttctatttactgagcatctcagAATTTTAGGTAGAATATGCAGGATTTTAGAGAGAGCTGTCTGTTGGTATGCTTACTTTAGGACGTGATGCACAGAGCCCTGACGTCTAGGATTAAGCTCCTAGTTGGCAGAATTACCTGTTCTTCCAAAATACAACTTTTTAGCTAGGGCTGTAGTTCTAGTATTATTTGACATATTTATGAAAACAAGCACTGTGCAATTCAGAGGAAAAGGCCAATGTGAAAAGCTTAGCAGTACTGCAAATTTCCAGCCACGTACCTGACAGTCGTCCACATCTACTTCAAGGAACACCACGTTGGAATACTTTTCCGAGAGGGActggaaaatttaaaaggaaacattCACAAAGATTTAGAACTGGGTAATGGCAGTCAACACACTCAAGCTTCTTAAATGGAAACTTAATAAAAGTAGAGATTAACTAAAGATCCAAAAATTTAGACCTGGGACCAGGTAAGCATAAAGGACATACATTTTCTCTGAATCAAATTCCTCCTAATAAAATAATTTGgtgccaaaaaaacaaaagtcatgcaaataaataaataaataaataatttggtgTATCAACTTTGAAACCTAAATTTCAAACAGGGCCTGTGTTTAGTTTGAAGACAACCAAGTTGTCTTCAATGGCCTACAGTGTCAACCTAAATTAAGTTGTTATACTATTTCTTTTAGACCAAAGATgcaacaaaaaaaacctcaaaggTCTTCAACTCTCCCTCTTTCCTAGCTTTGTAACCACAAATCTCTCACAAAGGAGAAGCTGTTTAATACTCACATGAAAGAAAGGCTTGATCATTTTGCAAGGCCCACACCACGTGGCTGAGAAGTCGACTACTACGAGTTTTTCTCCTGCGGCGTTCAAGGCCTCCTGAAAAGCAAactaagaagagaaaaagaaaagcatatgtTTAATAGCTTCATTTCCAAAAGCCCTGACAAAACTTGATAGAACGTGACATAAAGTACAATTTGGAGGTCCAGCTTTCAGGACctaatttttagttaaaaaaacaaaaaaacaaatcaaaacaaactaTATTTGAAGAAATCCTACAGTGTTGTTGTATTACTTGATAAGATGAAACAAATATAATGTACATAGTGTATCGACATTCGTGTCTTCATGAGTTTTCTAAAATATTGTTCATTAATCTATATCCAAACTAAGCAAACACAGGGAAAAGACTTTTGTATTAAAAATGTTTCCACATCAAATCTAGGTTTTTTGAAAAAAAGCTAACACTTTTTTGATTAAACTATTTTCTATGGTAGAACACGCCAAAAGCTCAAAAAAAATATCAAGGAAAATAACCTTCCCAAACCCTTACGCTCAGACAATCACTGTTGACATTAAGTATATTTCCTTGTATTCTTTTTAATGGAGTTTCCACAATTGAGATCACACTGTTTATCTTTGATTTCTGCCCTTTATCTCAAAACTCTGCCCTCGTTGTGGACCACAAGAAACACAGTTTTAGTTCCTCATGAAAGGAATTTCCTTAGATGTTATTTTGCATAAAGAATGCATGTTAAGTAAAATTCCACCAAGAGAAATGATCAAGAAATCCCTTCCCACCAACCTCCCTGAATAATTAACTGACGGTCTTGATACTGTAACCCTAGGAACCCAACCTTCTAGTTAACAGGGGACTCATTTTTACCCACAATTAATCAGTCAGCACTGACCAAAACAGGAGCAACGAAGAGAAGTCAAAACAGAAACATCTGTATCTGAAGTCTAGGTTTCTTCAAGGGAAAAATACTAGTCACCTTGGCTTAATTAAAAACTAACATTCCCCTCCCTTGAAAGCTAAGAATCATATCAGATCTGGTGcagtaaagaaagaaagtaaacaaataaaacaccATAAAAAAAAGTGAATCCAAAGTGAATCCCTCTGAAGTACAGTTACTTCCCTAGATTTCTAGTTTCTACCTCATGTTTTTTTGGGAAACAATTCACAAATAATGTTCCTGAGAATGCCAAGTCATGACTTCTGTAGGCTTTTCAGTTATGCAGGTACAAACTTCCACCCCACCTTTGGGTGTGGGGAGATGTGTATGGGTGGGCTTGGGGGTGGGAAGCCACAGAGAGGAAGTTAGAAGTAcagaacttattttttttttttttttttttttttgtgaggagatcagccctgagctaacatccgccaatcctcctcttttttcgctgaggaagacggccctgggctaacatcggtgcctatcttcctccactttatatgggacgccgccacagcatggcttaccaagcagtgcgtcggtgcgcgcccgggatccgaaccagcgaaccccgggccgccgcagcggagcgcgcgcacttaaccgcttgcgccaccgggccggcccccagaacttATTTTTTTACAAACCATCACCAATTTTTCCAGCTGAATTTCATTCAAAGCCTGCCCTAACATGATTTTGTAGAAGGTCAAACCAGCCATTCTTCACTGCAAGATCCACATAAGGCAGGAAACAAGTCAGGGAATGCCAACGTCTGGTCAGATGAACACATTTGTTTGTGAACATGGCTGGCCCTCAGTAAATTCTTGGTGGGATTACTTTCAACATACAATGTATTTCAAACACTCTCAAGGGTTTCCCAAAAATGATTCTGAATCAAATTCAAGCAAAACTACCTAAAACTCTGAAAAGAGGCATGCAACGATAACTTTTGGCTTAACTGATCAGGAGTTACAGAGCCAGGTATGTGCAGACTTCATAACAAATTCTCATCTCCTGATACTTAAAAGTTTGCCTAAAACAGACATCAGTTTAAAAATGATTCAAGACTATCGAAGATGCAAAGCACCATTTCTAGCTCCTGGAAACTAACAATGAGGATTAATCAAGGTACCCATTACTGACAC encodes the following:
- the TXN gene encoding thioredoxin, giving the protein MVKQIESKFAFQEALNAAGEKLVVVDFSATWCGPCKMIKPFFHSLSEKYSNVVFLEVDVDDCQDVASECEVKCMPTFQFFKKGQKVGEFSGANKEKLEATINELI